A region of Streptomyces sp. NBC_01750 DNA encodes the following proteins:
- a CDS encoding cellulose binding domain-containing protein yields the protein MRRSLTLVVTLIGALVLFLAPPAAAATPTAAFSKTSTWDGGYQGAYTITNGGSSPLTGWTVEFDLPSDTSVGSYWDALLTRSGSHYTFTNREYNGSLAPGATATFGWVSGGSGTPANCKLNSAPCQGSSGDGDTTAPTVPSGVRVGSATGSTLTVSWTASTDNSGAVAGYEVSRDGGTPVTVTGTSYTATGLQASTGYAFRVRAKDAAGNTSAYSAAVSGTTGTGGGTPPAGGVRTAPYVDMGAWPTPSMPAMASASGLKSFTMAFVTASACKAMWFNAYDPRAGWARDQIDAIRTGGGDVNISFGGASGIELAQACSSVDALYAEYNAVVTAYDLTYADFDIEGAATADPASVSRRSQAMARLQQAHPGLRISLTLPVLPEGLTADGLAVVKSARDAGVNLDVVNVMAMDYYRNVDYGDAAVQAAQSTYTQLQSLYPAKSDAQTWAMVGVTPMLGQNDDGHIFDQADARRLVTFAQGRHLGELAFWEATRDRNACTGALYMCTNIPQSAYEFSKIFAAYTG from the coding sequence ATGCGAAGATCTTTGACGCTGGTCGTCACGCTCATCGGGGCCCTGGTCCTGTTTCTGGCCCCACCCGCCGCCGCGGCCACGCCGACGGCGGCGTTCTCGAAAACATCGACCTGGGACGGCGGTTACCAGGGCGCGTACACCATCACCAACGGCGGCAGCTCCCCACTGACCGGCTGGACCGTCGAGTTCGACCTGCCTTCGGATACCTCGGTCGGCTCGTACTGGGACGCGCTGCTCACCCGGAGCGGCAGCCACTACACCTTCACGAACCGTGAGTACAACGGGTCGTTGGCACCGGGCGCGACCGCGACGTTCGGCTGGGTGTCCGGCGGGAGCGGCACACCGGCGAACTGCAAGCTCAACAGCGCACCTTGCCAAGGCAGTTCAGGCGACGGCGACACGACGGCGCCGACCGTGCCGTCCGGCGTGAGGGTCGGCTCGGCGACCGGTTCGACCCTGACCGTGAGCTGGACGGCGTCGACCGACAACTCGGGCGCGGTCGCGGGCTACGAGGTCTCCCGCGACGGCGGCACGCCGGTCACCGTGACCGGCACCTCGTACACCGCCACCGGACTGCAGGCGAGCACCGGTTACGCGTTCCGCGTCCGGGCCAAGGACGCTGCCGGTAACACCTCGGCCTACAGCGCCGCGGTCAGCGGTACGACAGGCACGGGCGGCGGTACACCCCCGGCCGGCGGGGTGCGCACCGCGCCGTACGTCGACATGGGGGCCTGGCCGACCCCGAGCATGCCCGCAATGGCGTCGGCGAGCGGGCTCAAGAGCTTCACGATGGCCTTCGTCACCGCATCGGCCTGCAAGGCCATGTGGTTCAACGCCTATGACCCGCGGGCCGGCTGGGCCAGGGACCAGATCGACGCCATCCGCACGGGCGGCGGCGACGTCAACATCTCCTTCGGCGGCGCAAGCGGTATCGAACTGGCTCAGGCATGTTCGTCGGTCGACGCGCTGTACGCCGAGTACAACGCGGTCGTCACCGCGTACGACCTGACGTACGCCGACTTCGACATCGAGGGGGCGGCCACCGCCGACCCGGCCTCGGTCAGCCGCCGTTCGCAGGCCATGGCGCGTCTCCAACAGGCCCACCCGGGGCTGCGGATCTCCCTCACGCTGCCCGTTCTCCCGGAGGGGCTGACCGCCGACGGGCTGGCTGTGGTCAAATCGGCGCGGGACGCGGGTGTGAATCTCGACGTCGTGAACGTCATGGCGATGGACTACTACCGGAATGTCGACTACGGCGACGCCGCGGTGCAGGCCGCACAGAGCACGTACACCCAGCTCCAGTCGCTGTACCCGGCCAAGAGCGACGCTCAGACATGGGCGATGGTCGGTGTGACGCCGATGCTCGGCCAGAACGACGACGGGCACATCTTCGACCAGGCCGACGCACGCCGGCTGGTCACGTTCGCGCAGGGCAGGCATCTCGGGGAACTGGCCTTCTGGGAGGCGACCCGCGACCGCAACGCCTGTACAGGTGCCCTGTACATGTGCACGAACATCCCGCAGTCCGCGTACGAGTTCTCGAAGATCTTCGCCGCCTACACCGGCTGA